In Helianthus annuus cultivar XRQ/B chromosome 8, HanXRQr2.0-SUNRISE, whole genome shotgun sequence, a single genomic region encodes these proteins:
- the LOC118480994 gene encoding uncharacterized protein LOC118480994, with the protein MEHGNITYLKDLDLARRDYTVKVRVLRLWKQPMYNNPEQFYSIEMIVVDEEGTTMQANVLRRWFPRFEQLLNESDCYFIVKPTIGLNESKYKYVDNKNKLGIYCDTDVYPCKDFNGPIYGFSFTSFKDIIDKTVPENKSIGD; encoded by the exons ATGGAGCACGG TAACATCACCTATTTGAAGGATTTGGATTTGGCTCGCCGTGATTACACTGTGAAGGTTCGTGTACTCCGTTTATGGAAGCAACCCATGTATAACAATCCAGAGCAGTTTTACTCAATCGAAATGATCGTTGTTGATGAAGAG GGAACCACCATGCAAGCCAATGTTCTCCGAAGATGGTTTCCGAGATTTGAACAACTTTTGAATGAATCAG ATTGCTATTTCATTGTCAAACCCACTATTGGGTTAAATGAGTCCAAGTACAAGTATGTGGACAACAAAAACAAGCTGGGAATCTACTGTGATACCGATGTGTATCCATGTAAGGATTTCAATGGTCCCATCTATGGGTTCTCATTCACATCCTTTAAGGATATCATCGACAAAACTGTTCCAGAAAACAAATCTATAGGTGACTAA
- the LOC110873172 gene encoding histone H2A — protein MESTGKVKKGAAGRKAGGPRKKAVTRSVKAGLQFPVGRIGRFLKKGRYAQRVGSGAPVYLAAVLEYLAAEVLELAGNAARDNKKNRIIPRHVLLAIRNDEELGKLLAGVTIAHGGVLPNINPILLPKKTAAKEPKSPSKATKSPKKAK, from the exons ATGGAGTCAACTGGAAAGGTGAAGAAGGGAGCCGCAGGAAGGAAAGCCGGCGGTCCAAGGAAGAAGGCGGTCACCCGTTCAGTCAAAGCCGGCCTTCAGTTCCCGGTCGGTAGAATCGGCCGGTTTTTGAAGAAAGGTCGTTATGCTCAACGTGTTGGATCCGGTGCACCCGTCTACCTTGCTGCTGTCCTCGAGTACCTAGCAGCAGAA GTGTTGGAGTTGGCTGGGAATGCGGCAAGGGACAACAAGAAGAACAGAATAATCCCGAGACATGTGTTGTTAGCCATTAGGAATGATGAGGAGCTTGGAAAGCTTTTGGCTGGAGTTACGATTGCTCACGGTGGTGTTTTGCCTAACATTAACCCGATTCTTTTGCCCAAGAAGACTGCCGCTAAAGAACCTAAGTCTCCATCAAAAGCTACTAAATCTCCCAAGAAAGCAAAGTAG